In Carya illinoinensis cultivar Pawnee chromosome 9, C.illinoinensisPawnee_v1, whole genome shotgun sequence, the following are encoded in one genomic region:
- the LOC122276373 gene encoding 60S ribosomal protein L4-like, which yields MAAAAARPLVTVQSHDGAESTDTVHLPDVMRASIRPDIVNFVHANISKNKRQPYAVSKRAGHQTSAESWGTGRAVSRIPRVPGGGTHRAGQGAFGNMCRGGRMFAPTKIWRRWHRKVNVNLKRYAVVSAIAASAVPSLVLARGHRIESVPELPLVISDSAESVEKTSAALKVLKDIGAHPDAEKAKDSHSIRPGKGKMRNRRYINRKGPLIVYGTEGAKLVKAFRNIPGVDIVNVERLNLLKLAPGGHLGRFVIWTKSAFEKLDSIYGSFEKPSEKKKGYVLPRSKMVNADLSRIINSDEVQSVVRPIKREFKRAPMKKNPLKNLNTLLKLNPYAKTARRMALLAEAERVKAKKEKLDKKRKQVTKEEASAIQAAGKAWYKTMISDSDYTEFENFTKWLGVSQ from the coding sequence ATGGCTGCAGCCGCCGCACGCCCTCTCGTCACCGTTCAATCACATGATGGCGCCGAATCAACCGACACCGTTCACCTGCCGGACGTTATGAGGGCCTCTATCCGACCTGACATCGTTAACTTCGTCCACGCCAACATATCCAAGAACAAACGGCAGCCGTACGCCGTATCAAAGCGCGCCGGCCACCAGACCTCCGCAGAGTCCTGGGGAACCGGACGCGCAGTTTCCCGTATCCCCCGTGTTCCCGGCGGTGGAACCCACCGCGCCGGCCAGGGTGCTTTTGGTAACATGTGCCGTGGCGGCCGCATGTTCGCCCCCACAAAGATCTGGCGCCGCTGGCATCGCAAGGTTAATGTCAACCTCAAGCGCTACGCCGTTGTTTCGGCCATAGCCGCATCCGCCGTCCCCTCCCTCGTTCTTGCCCGTGGACACCGGATCGAGTCGGTTCCCGAGTTGCCCCTGGTCATCAGCGACTCAGCCGAGAGCGTGGAGAAGACCTCTGCGGCTCTCAAGGTTCTGAAAGATATTGGTGCTCACCCCGATGCCGAAAAGGCTAAGGACAGCCACTCGATCCGTCCAGGCAAAGGTAAGATGCGTAACCGCCGTTACATCAATCGCAAGGGCCCTCTGATTGTTTACGGAACTGAGGGGGCGAAGCTCGTGAAAGCGTTCAGGAACATTCCCGGGGTCGATATCGTGAACGTGGAGAGGCTGAACCTGCTGAAGCTGGCTCCCGGTGGTCACCTTGGGAGGTTTGTGATCTGGACCAAGTCGGCATTCGAGAAGCTGGACTCGATCTACGGGTCATTCGAAAAGCCTTCGGAGAAGAAGAAGGGGTACGTGCTGCCGAGGTCGAAGATGGTGAACGCTGACTTGTCTAGGATTATCAACTCGGACGAGGTGCAGTCCGTGGTGAGGCCGATCAAGAGGGAGTTTAAGAGGGCGCCAATGAAGAAGAACCCACTGAAGAATCTCAACACCTTGCTGAAGCTGAACCCTTACGCCAAGACCGCCAGGAGGATGGCTCTTTTGGCCGAGGCAGAACGCGTGAAGGCCAAGAAGGAGAAGCTTGATAAGAAGAGAAAGCAAGTCACTAAG